The Octopus bimaculoides isolate UCB-OBI-ISO-001 chromosome 17, ASM119413v2, whole genome shotgun sequence genome includes the window TTCCATTACAAAACCGTCAATAACCAGAACAAAAACCAAAGCAATTACAACAAAAccgacaacaaccacaacagaaccaccAACAACCAAAATAGAACTGACAACTGTAAGAGAACCTACAACAACAAGGATAGAACAGACAACTACTGCAAGAGAACCAAAAagaaccacaacagaaccaacaacaaccGTAACAGAACCAACAGCAACAtcagaaccaacaacaacaacaggagcaatAACCACTAcgacaacaaaacaaataacaactgAACGACCAACTACAAGCCTAACACAAACAATAACCACATTGGGACATACAACAATAAAtccaacagcaaccacaacaaaaccaacaaccaTAACAGAACCAAGAACAGACGCACCAAtaacaaccacgaaaccaacaAAAGCTACAAACCCATCAACCACAAAGCCAACAGCAACCACAAACGTATCAACAACCACGAaaccaccaacaactacaactgaagcaaaaacaaccacaacagaaccaacaacaaaatcagtaACAACTATAACAGAACCAACGTCATCCATAAGAGAAACTGCAACAATAAAAGCTGAACTAACAAACACCACACAAGgaacaacagccacaactataGCTATTTCCATAACAAAGGAAGCAAACATTTCCACTGTATCACAACCAATAGTAGCAACCACAACAGAAACGACAACAACAGAACCTGTAAAAATAATTCCAACAGTACCAGCAACAACATCCACAACATTGCCAACATCATCAACCGCAGGAGGACTAACATCAAACACATTAGGGGCAACAACACCAATATCAACTAAAACAGCCATAGCAACAGAACCAATGATATCCTTAAAAGTACCAACAATAAAAACGGCGAAAgaagcaacatcatcaacatcagaatTATCACCAACAACCACTACAAAACTGAGTACAATAACAACAGAACGAAAGATGTTTTCAACAGATGCGTCAACAATCACTAAACCGCCAACCacgacaaccacaacagaaccatcAACAACCACAATAGAAGCATCATCAACCACAACaggtgcaacaacaacaaacaaaacacttGAAGCACCAATGACAACAATAGTACCAACAAGGATTGCAGTAGAATCCACAACAACGACCACAACAGAACCAATAACAAGCACTACAGAACCAACAACTCCAACCCCAACAAGGCCACCACAAACGACAAATCCCACAGAACTATTAATTGCAACAAACCCAACAGAACTGGCAACGAGCACAGATGAACCGAGAACAACCACAAGAGAATCGACAACAATCACAAAAGAACCTTCAACATTCACAAAAGAACCAACAACCACAGCAGAGCCAACAACAGCCAGAACAGAACAACCAACATCTCCAAAAGAACCAAGCACAAAcatcacaacagcagcagcatcaacaccaTCGTCAGCAGAACCGAGAGCAACAAACATAATAGAAGAAACAACTGTTGCAAAATCAACGACAACGAATGCAAAAGAATCAATAGCAACAGAATCAATAGTAAGCACAAGAGAACcaccagcaacaaccacaatTGAAGCAGTAGCAAGAACCACCACTGGACAAACAACATCCACGAAAGAACAATCAAAATCAACAGAAtcatcaacaaccacaacaccCAGTAAAACAGACCTGTTAACCACAAACATTACATATCAAACATCAACCACAACAGGACCGCTATTCAAAACtacaaatcaaacaaaaataaccaCTACATCACTACCTATATCAACAAGCACAAGGGAATCGAAAACAACATCAGAACTCGCAACGGCAATTACAACAGTTCCAGCAAGAACAACTGCACTACCAACAAATACAACCAAATATGAGTCCACCGCCATCATAGCGGAACCAACAACAACCACGTTAGGAAGAATAGCAACTACAACAGAACCAAAACCAACCACAGCAGGACAAAGAACAACTACGACAGGACCGGCAACAACCACACTAGGGGTAAAAGCAGCTATGACATCAACTGCAGCTACCACAaaagaaccaacaacaacaaaaaccatatCAAGAACAACGACAGTACCAACGAGCACTACAACAGAACCTACAAGAACGACGACAACCACAAAAGAATCATCAATAACCGCAGCAAAATCAACACCATCAAGAGAATCAACAGCTTCAACGAGACCAATTACAACAGAACCTAGAACAACCGCAATGGAACAaacaacaaattcaaaacaaccaACATTAACTCCAACATTACCTACAACAACGACCAAAGCATCAACGACAActacaacagaaccaacaacatcACTCGTAACAGAACCAGCAACAGCATCCATAACAGAACAAATATCAACTATAACTGGACCGGTATCCATGACAAAACAAGCAAATGTGACACCTACATTACAACGAACAAGCGCAGCAAGAATAGAAAAGACGACCACAAGGGAACAAACAGCAATATCAACAGAGCCTGCGGCAACAGCAAAGGAACCAACAACATCTATCAAAGAATCAACGAAATCAATCACAACAaaacgaacaacaacaaaaacgatacCGACAACAACCACAATAGAAACGCTCAGCACTGCAGAGGCAACGACAGTAACTGCAACAGACACGAATACAAGCAAAAcagaatcaacaacaataattcgaACACTAACACCAAC containing:
- the LOC128249709 gene encoding uncharacterized protein LOC128249709, whose amino-acid sequence is MLVSVGSIVVFVVGSAVVVIGVGFVCFAVFIVLVVSILVAVGSFSVVGTIVVALGTVVADVVDSAVVTVSTLVEVLCNVVVAFVCFLVVGIDSIVIDVCCVMFVVVGPVVDVFMFFCVTNVGIIVVVSSEAVVCSLVVIVAGSVVVLAVDSVVDVGPNVSVAVSSIVVVVGSAVVVIVCIEAIVVVSVVVGVSGVFVVGCVFLVVGCVGVGSVVVVSAVDFVSSSGAVVDSTVFVVGSLFADFVGSVLVVFVFVLVDVVGSVVFIDVFGSAVVVIDCVEFGGPIVILVFDTGCIVVVGSVVFALFVTSVVAVVSAAALVGVSVRIIVVDSVLLVFVSVAVTVVASAVLSVSIVVVVGIVFVVVRFVVIDFVDSLIDVVGSFAVAAGSVDIAVCSLVVVFSILAALVRCNVGVTFACFVMDTGPVIVDICSVMDAVAGSVTSDVVGSVVVVVDALVVVVGNVGVNVGCFEFVVCSIAVVLGSVVIGLVEAVDSLDGVDFAAVIDDSFVVVVVLVGSVVVLVGTVVVLDMVFVVVGSFVVAAVDVIAAFTPSVVVAGPVVVVLCPAVVGFGSVVVAILPNVVVVGSAMMAVDSYLVVFVGSAVVLAGTVVIAVASSDVVFDSLVLVDIGSDVVVIFV